The following are from one region of the Amia ocellicauda isolate fAmiCal2 chromosome 1, fAmiCal2.hap1, whole genome shotgun sequence genome:
- the igf2r gene encoding cation-independent mannose-6-phosphate receptor → MGSPCQSVAARPRRCAGWLWMILAAALALLCGAVGASERPWYEELCRFKWEAIDTDGKVNYSITLCEASPVNSCGKDSVVCAYDVASKWHSVGDRSQQLSSDYVLGFNTSQKCSEPGSKQKVQSSISFLCGKTMGTPEFVTVSECVHYFEWRTYVACKKDKFKPHSEVPCYVFDTDGKKHDLNPLIKTMEGYLVDDSDADSDLYINICRSITSSQLSCPENSTACLKMNNNYYSVGQATEALQLADKDRLVLHYGYSGPKLDFCGTHTPAVTITFICPSKRQEGSDPRLTAKANCRYEVEWVTEYACHRDYLESSDCKFTSDQHDISIDLSPLTLPASSVNPYQTSSHTSDGIDDYVYYLNVCGEIKSGGCADTKGFISSCQVKADGSLKKVAGRYQNQTLRYSDGDLTLIYPGGNTCSSGFQRMTIINFECNQTAGNDGRGSPVFIGETDCTYFFDWQTAHACVKEKEDLLCRVTDGKKHYDLSSLTRYSESGATMNWEAVDSSAVESDRKHFYINVCHKVIQEEATSSCPEDTALCAVGKDNKPKSLGKFLSSPKKDDNNNILLTYTEGDECNGKSKIKSIITLVCKPGEGDSAPLLKSVSSDECVYEFEWHTAAACVLSKTKGDHCVVSDPQAGFSFDLTPLSKSQGSYNLSAAGYNFYINVCGAVKDEACPATSGACQIGKGGKVWNLGEFNANLSYYDGMIQLTYTNGTPYNNEQHTQRSTLISFLCDREAGKGYPQYQIEDGTTYNFKWYTSYACPEVLLECMVTDPNTMKQYDLSSLSRSVGSEEPNWYAMDDSGSLRKYYINVCRPLNPVPGCDRYASVCEIKYEAQGDMMVEKVSISNLGIAKKGPVIEKENSLLLEYSDGSLCDSDGRKMPYTTRIHLDCSRGAMSSGPRFIISENCTTTFLWETEAACAISNSENKNETCTVKDPNTGFEFNLNPLASQNGYTASGNGKTFKVNICGSIPECGESHGKPMRGCELEDGQPVAQVGVESSLQFSTDSLLTLTYKGDLDKPTGTRDTFTISFACDQDTYPGELRLLREEMSSSAHVTHDAFFEFRTALACVPAPVDCKVTDLSGNEYNLGDLSRDDQPWEAIDTSADSKKRTFYLNVCKPLPWVRGCPGGALGACAKLATGGLNLGYIQSSPQASQDGSLSIVYHNGEKCGKGRYSTRIIFQCDDSPGSPVFERQDGCEYVFVWRTSEACPIRRAQGYNCTVRDPRSGYVFNLRNLSGSDYVVKTEKYDYHIAVCNSLQTKICTRKDTGSDVVSSCQVDHSQGHFQRISGLSTQNLTYEDGLLMINYTRGEKCHQIYQRSTAILFSCDHSKNPGTPVFLRETMDCTYLFEWHTTLACLPFQTTGCAFKDDDGNSYDLSPLSRHRDNWIVVGDENGATMRYYINVCKSLVPQSGSWKCPSSAAACLKNGEQYSSLGEAESGPQWENNVLVLRYVNGEFCPDRKRKKMTIIRFKCDEDKVDSKPTLITAIEDCVYTFMWFTAAACPLKSITHGDCKVTNPVTGHLFDLNGLNQNVGYITYSSGRQPIHLNICGAVTSGGCTEGAGVCIGGVNAGNFSKQLSYLDQVVQLTYESGDPCPSNSALRHKSIFSFVCRSDSSLPNRPVLVSSDEESCTHFFSWHTPLVCEQEVSCSVLNGSSSIDLTPLIHRTGYYSATDEDLEKAKSPDFFINICQPLNPIPGVNCPPGAAVCMDPVDGPPIDIGRITGPPQINEAINEVYISFNSSTTCPSDPSKNYTSLIVFSCQRGTDMGTPQMIRKSSCSYVFEWATPLVCPDSVSFSNCRLKDEQLQFTFDLSPLTGQSYQVPSGSNTFLINVCAEVKDSKCKGSAVCLVSGDTVSSFGIPKMMSMDYNRQDQTILMKYISGDSCPSVTEKEEVCVFPFQFQKKPYMKCTTDGRVDNRDWCATTDDYDRDGKWGFCANVTEKKSSTFIFKCDRSAGRGSPQLLSVTQGCSTLFEWKTSVVCPPKKMECKVVNNHMTYDLRTLSSLTSPWKFSHNGDSYYINVCQGMYGGLTDCPENAAVCRRTSKGSTQALGLVYTQKISFRDDKIHLNYSGGEAVCGNGLPAKTIVQLQCGNTMGHPKFQQIDEANCEFWLHWETRAACAVVQQEVEMFDGTIKIPDTGVNFSLGALYNRLYIASGDIRANGDKYIYNIQLSGITNTSIPLCKGAKICQVKVNGEHRRIIGSSSNAKYYIKEDSLDILIPSDSKCGRDQSKKVSSTILFHCSPSAGDGIPEFLLETDGCQYLFLWHTKAICNLTDLLDKSQGGEDEGEHTGLSGRSQAVGAVLSLLLVVLTAVLVILLLYKRERRELVMQKVTGCCRRGANVSYKYSKVNTEDEGVEDETEWLMEEIATPDSSSRSGKECQENGHVATKPVKAEAFGAFPLDEQDSEDEVLSVPGVRVHSGRAALQRLGGKAAPRRPLLGDESDEDLVGLLEEGERMDQPKRREKPRRKRAGNLAPFHEDSDEDLLKV, encoded by the exons GTGACCGATCTCAGCAGCTGTCTTCTGATTATGTGCTTGGGTTTAACACAAGTCAGAAATGCTCAGAGCCGGGCTCCAAACAGAAGGTTCAGAGCAGCATCAGCTTCCTGTGTGGGAAGACCATG GGAACACCTGAATTTGTGACCGTGTCTGAATGTGTGCACTACTTCGAATGGAGGACATATGTAGCTTGCAAGAAGGACAAATTCAAGCCCCATTCAGAG GTGCCCTGCTATGTGTTTGACACTGATGGGAAAAAGCATGACCTGAACCCTCTGATCAAGACCATGGAGGGTTACTTGGTGGATGACTCGGATGCTGATTCTGACTTATACATCAACATATGCAGGAGCATCA CCAGTTCTCAGCTGTCCTGTCCTGAGAACTCGACTGCTTGCCTCAAGATGAACAACAATTACTACAGTGTTGGCCAAGCCACTGAAGCACTACAGCTGGCTGATAAAGACAG ACTGGTGCTGCACTATGGCTATTCAGGCCCGAAGCTGGATTTCTGTGGGACTCACACTCCTGCTGTTACCATTACCTTCATTTGTCCATCAAAGAGACAGGAG GGCAGTGACCCCAGACTGACGGCGAAAGCAAACTGCCGCTATGAGGTGGAGTGGGTGACCGAGTACGCCTGTCACAGAGATTACCTGGAGAGCTCAGACTGCAAGTTCACCAGCGATCAGCACGACATCTCCATCGACCTCAGTCCTCTCACCCTTCCCGCCA GTTCAGTAAACCCATACCAGACATCGTCCCACACCAGCGATGGCATAGATGATTACGTGTATTACCTTAACGTGTGTGGAGAAATCAAGAGTGGCGGCTGTGCCGATACCAAGGGCTTCATCTCCTCCTGCCAGGTGAAGGCCGACGGCAGTCTAAAGAAGGTTGCAGGGAGATATCAGAACCAAACTCTAAG GTACTCTGACGGAGATCTCACCCTGATTTACCCTGGGGGGAATACCTGCAGCTCAGGCTTTCAGAGAATGACCATAATCAACTTTGAGTGCAACCAAACAGCTG GTAATGATGGGAGGGGCTCGCCGGTGTTCATTGGCGAGACGGACTGCACGTACTTCTTTGACTGGCAGACTGCGCATGCCTGTGTGAAAGAGAAGGAGGATCTTCTGTGCCGGGTCACAGACGGGAAGAAGCACTACGACCTCTCGTCTTTAACCAGATATTCAG agtCGGGGGCAACTATGAACTGGGAGGCAGTGGACAGCAGTGCGGTGGAGTCGGACAGGAAGCACTTCTACATTAATGTGTGTCACAAGGTCATCCAGGAGGAAGCGACCAGCAGCTGCCCAGAGGACACTGCGCTCTGTGCTGTGG GGAAGGACAACAAACCAAAGAGTCTGGGAAAATTTCTCTCCTCACCCAAAAaagatgacaataataatatcctGTTGACTTACACGGAGGGGGACGAGTGCAATGGCAAAAGCAAGATTAAAAGCATCATCACGCTGGTATGCAAGCCTG GTGAAGGTGACAGCGCCCCTTTGCTGAAGAGCGTGTCCAGCGACGAGTGTGTCTATGAGTTTGAATGGCACACCGCTGCAGCCTGTGTATTGTCCAAGACCAAGGGAGACCACTGCGTGGTGTCGGACCCCCAGGCTG GGTTCTCCTTTGACTTGACCCCACTGAGCAAGTCCCAAGGGAGCTATAACCTGTCTGCTGCTGGCTATAACTTCTACATCAATGTCTGCGGTGCTGTAAAAGATGAAGCTTGCCCCGCTACGTCCGGTGCCTGTCAGATTGGCAAAGG CGGTAAAGTGTGGAATCTCGGGGAGTTCAACGCTAACCTGTCCTACTATGACGGCATGATCCAGCTCACTTACACGAACGGGACCCCGTACAATAACGAGCAGCACACTCAACGCTCGACACTTATCTCCTTCCTGTGTGATCGGGAGGCTGGAAAGGGCTACCCCCAGTATCAG ATTGAAGATGGGACCACTTACAACTTCAAGTGGTACACCTCATACGCCTGCCCAGAAGTGCTGCTGGAGTGTATGGTGACTGACCCAAACACAATGAAACAGTATGACTTGTCAAG TTTGTCCAGGTCGGTAGGCAGTGAGGAGCCCAACTGGTATGCTATGGATGACTCTGGCAGTCTGAGGAAGTACTACATCAACGTTTGTCGCCCCCTCAACCCTGTGCCGGGGTGTGACCGCTATGCCTCGGTCTGCGAGATAAAGTACGAAGCGCAAGGG GACATGATGGTTGAAAAGGTGTCCATTAGCAACCTGGGCATTGCAAAGAAGGGCCCCGTGATCGAGAAGGAGAACAGTCTGCTCCTGGAGTACAGTGATGGATCGCTGTGCGACTCAGATGGCAGGAAGATGCCCTACACCACCAGAATCCACCTGGACTGCTCCCGGGGTGCCATG TCTTCTGGCCCTCGCTTCATCATCAGTGAGAACTGCACCACCACCTTCCTGTGGGAGACCGAGGCTGCCTGTGCCATCTCGAACTCCGAGAACAAAAATGAG ACCTGTACTGTGAAAGACCCGAACACAGGATTCGAGTTCAACCTGAACCCTCTTGCTTCCCAAAATGGTTACACAGCTTCAGGGAATGGGAAGACATTCAAG GTGAATATATGTGGCTCGATACCGGAGTGTGGAGAAAGTCATGGCAAGCCTATGAGAGGCTGTGAGCTGGAGGATGGGCAGCCTGTGGCTCAGGTTGGGGTGGAGAGCTCCTTGCAGTTCTCCACTGACAGCTTGCTGACGCTCACTTACAAAGGGGACCTCGATAAGCCCACAG GAACTCGGGATACCTTTACCATCAGCTTTGCCTGCGACCAGGACACATACCCGGGGGAGCTGCGGCTCCTGCGCGAGGAGATGAGCTCGTCTGCCCACGTGACTCACGATGCGTTCTTCGAGTTCCGCACCGCTCTGGCCTGCGTACCCGCCCCTGTGGACTGCAAGGTCACCG ATTTGTCTGGCAACGAGTACAACCTTGGGGACCTCAGTAGAGACGACCAGCCCTGGGAGGCGATTGACACCTCGGCGGACTCGAAGAAGAGGACCTTCTACCTCAATGTCTGTAAGCCCCTGCCTTGGGTACGGGGCTGCCCAG GAGGAGCCCTGGGTGCCTGTGCCAAACTCGCCACTGGAGGCCTGAACCTAGGCTACATACAGAGCAGCCCCCAGGCGTCCCAGGACGGCTCTCTCAGCATCGTCTACCACAACGGGGAGAAGTGTGGCAAAGGCCGTTACTCCACACGCATTATCTTCCAGTGTGACGACAGCCCA GGGTCCCCTGTGTTTGAACGTCAGGACGGCTGCGAGTACGTGTTTGTCTGGAGGACCTCTGAGGCGTGTCCCATTCGCAGAGCTCAAG GTTACAACTGCACAGTAAGGGACCCCCGCAGTGGATATGTGTTTAACCTGAGAAACCTCTCTGGAAGTGATTACGTGGTGAAAACTGAGAAGTACGACTATCACATAGCAGTGTGTAACTCCCTTCAAACTAAAATCTGTACTCGCAAAGACACAGGAAGTGATGTGGTGTCCTCCTGTCAAGTTGACCACTCTCAGGGACATTTTCAGAGGATCTcgg GACTGTCCACACAGAACCTCACCTATGAAGACGGGCTCTTAATGATCAATTATACCCGGGGGGAGAAGTGCCATCAGATTTACCAGCGCTCCACCGCCATACTGTTCAGCTGTGACCACAGCAAAAACCCT GGGACCCCCGTCTTCCTCAGGGAGACCATGGACTGCACATACCTGTTTGAGTGGCACACCACCCTCGCCTGCCTTCCCTTCCAGACAACTGGCTGCGCATTCAA GGATGACGACGGAAATTCTTATGACCTTTCACCTCTGTCGCGGCACCGGGACAACTGGATTGTGGTTGGAGATGAGAATGGGGCAACGATGCGCTATTACATTAACGTCTGCAAGTCCCTTGTGCCACAGAGTG GCTCCTGGAAGTGTCCCTCCAGCGCAGCAGCTTGCCTGAAGAACGGAGAACAGTACAGCAGCCTGGGGGAGGCAGAATCTGGGCCGCAGTGGGAGAACAACGTGCTGGTCCTGAGGTACGTCAACGGAGAGTTCTGTCCGGAtaggaagaggaagaagatgACCATCATACGCTTCAAATGTGACGAAGACAAAGTG GACTCGAAGCCAACCCTGATCACCGCAATTGAGGACTGCGTCTATACCTTCATGTGGTTCACAGCGGCGGCCTGTCCTCTCAAGAGCATCACACATGGAGACTGCAAAGTCACCAATCCAGTAACAG GGCATCTGTTTGACCTGAACGGACTAAACCAAAACGTCGGGTACATTACATACAGCAGCGGCAGGCAGCCGATTCACCTCAATATCTGTGGAGCCGTTACCAGTGGGGGTTGCACCGAGGGAGCCG GGGTGTGCATCGGGGGGGTGAATGCTGGGAACTTCTCCAAGCAGCTGTCCTACCTGGACCAGGTGGTGCAGCTGACCTACGAGTCAGGGGATCCCTGTCCCAGCAACTCCGCCCTCAGGCACAAGAGCATCTTCAGCTTTGTGTGCAGGTCCGACAGCAGCCTGCCCAACAGACCTGTGCTGGTGTCTTCGGATGAGGAATCGTGCACCCACTTCTTCTCCTGGCACACGCCGCTCGTCTGTGAGCAAGAG GTGAGCTGCTCGGTTTTGAACGGGAGCTCCAGCATAGACCTGACTCCGCTGATCCACAGAACTGGCTATTACTCTGCCACTGATGAAGACCTGGAAAAAGCCAAATCTCCAGACTTTTTCATTAACATCTGCCAGCCCCTGAACCCTATCCCTGGAGTGAACTGCCCTCCTGGAGCCGCTGTGTGCATGGACCCTGTCGACGGGCCTCCTATA GACATTGGGCGAATCACTGGACCGCCACAGATCAACGAGGCCATCAACGAAGTGTACAtttccttcaacagcagcaCCACGTGTCCCTCTGACCCCTCCAAGAACTACACGTCTCTCATTGTGTTCAGCTGCCAGCGAGGCACAGACATG GGTACACCCCAGATGATCAGGAAGTCCAGCTGCAGCTATGTGTTTGAATGGGCCACGCCACTCGTGTGCCCTGACTCAGTCAGCTTTTCCAACTGCCGTCTCAAGGACGAGCAGCTGCAGTTCACCTTCGATCTGTCCCCTCTGACAGGGCAGAGTTACCAG GTACCGTCCGGCTCCAACACTTTCCTCATCAACGTGTGTGCAGAAGTGAAGGACTCTAAGTGCAAGGGCAGTGCTGTGTGCCTGGTCTCGGGCGATACTGTGTCTTCCTTTGGGATCCCTAAGATGATGTCCATGGACTACAACCGTCAGGACCAGACCATTCTAATGAAATACATCAGTGGAGACTCCTGTCCATCAG TGACTGAAAAAGAGGAAGTATGCGTCTTCCCTTTTCAGTTCCAAAAGAAACCCTATATGAAGTGCACCACAGATGGCAGGGTTGACAACCGAGATTGGTGCGCAACTACGGATGACTACGACAGAGATGGAAAATGGGGATTTTGCGCAAATG TCACAGAAAAGAAGAGCTCCACCTTCATCTTCAAGTGTGATCGGTCAGCCGGCCGAGGCTCCCCCCAGCTGCTCAGCGTAACCCAGGGCTGCTCGACCCTTTTCGAGTGGAAAACCAGCGTGGTGTGCCCTCCCAAGAAAATGGAGTGCAAGGTGGTGAACAATCACATGACCTATGACCTGCGCACcctgtcctctctcacctctccCTGGAAATTCAGCCACAACGGCGACTC GTACTACATCAATGTTTGCCAAGGTATGTATGGAGGCCTGACGGACTGCCCAGAGAACGCCGCTGTGTGCCGGAGGACATCAAAGGGAAGCACGCAGGCTTTGGGACTAGTCTACACCCAGAAGATCAGTTTTAGGG ATGATAAGATCCATCTTAATTACTCTGGAGGAGAAGCGGTCTGTGGAAATGGGTTGCCAGCAAAAACCATTGTGCAGCTGCAATGTGGGAACACAATGGGACACCCCAAGTTTCAGCA GATCGACGAGGCGAACTGCGAGTTCTGGCTGCACTGGGAGACACGGGCCGCTTGCGCCGTGGTCCAGCAGGAGGTGGAAATGTTCGATGGCACCATCAAGATCCCAGACACCGGGGTCAACTTCAGCCTGGGCGCTCTGTACAACAG GCTGTATATAGCCTCTGGAGACATCAGGGCCAATGGggacaaatacatatataacatCCAGCTCTCTGGCATTACGAACACCTCCATCCCTCTGTGCAAAGGGGCCAAAATCTGCCAAGTCAAAGTCAATGGAGAACACCGAAGGATAATCGGCTCTTCCAGTAACGCAAAATACTACATCAAAG aagaTAGCCTGGATATCTTGATCCCCTCGGACTCGAAATGTGGACGGGATCAATCCAAGAAGGTGTCCTCCACCATTTTGTTCCACTGTAGCCCATCCGCTGGGGACGGCATCCCAGAATTCCTCCTGGAAACAGATGGTTGTCAGTACCTATTTCTCTGGCACACAAAGGCCATCTGTAATCTGAC CGACTTGTTGGACAAGTCTCAAGGGGGTGAGGACGAGGGTGAACACACAGGCCTGTCTGGACGGAGCCAGGCGGTGGGGGCAGTGCTGAGCCTGCTGCTGGTGGTGCTGACCGCTGTCCTGGTCATCCTGCTGCTCTACAAGCGCGAACGAAG GGAACTGGTGATGCAGAAAGTGACGGGTTGCTGCCGAAGGGGAGCCAATGTGTCCTATAAATATTCCAAG GTGAACACTGAGGACGAGGGGGTGGAGGATGAGACGGAGTGGCTCATGGAGGAGATAGCCACACCAGACTCCTCCTCGCGGTCCGGCAAGGAGTGCCAGGAGAACGGACACGTCGCCACCAAACCCGTGAAGGCCGAGGCTTTCGGGGCCTTCCCTCTGGACGAGCAGGACAGCGAGGATGAGGTGTTGAG